In Candidatus Baltobacteraceae bacterium, a genomic segment contains:
- a CDS encoding antitoxin Xre-like helix-turn-helix domain-containing protein: protein MTTLAPAPSAIEFARSPGKLKALSPTAIRAFKDIAAHWKLAPIEQRILLGVLPQSTYTKYMRDPDSALLSYDTLQRISMLLGIFKAINILLPDASLADAWIAKPNAHPLFKGKSAKDLLLDGSFESLSAVRAYLDAERGW, encoded by the coding sequence ATGACCACTCTGGCCCCGGCGCCCTCCGCCATCGAGTTCGCGCGCTCCCCGGGCAAACTCAAAGCGCTCTCGCCCACCGCGATCCGCGCCTTCAAAGACATCGCGGCGCACTGGAAGCTCGCTCCGATCGAGCAGCGCATTCTCCTCGGCGTGCTTCCGCAGTCGACCTACACCAAATACATGCGCGATCCGGACTCCGCCCTGCTCTCCTACGACACGCTGCAGCGCATCTCGATGCTGCTCGGCATCTTCAAGGCGATCAACATCCTCCTTCCCGATGCATCGCTCGCCGACGCTTGGATTGCGAAGCCCAACGCGCACCCGCTCTTCAAGGGCAAGAGCGCGAAAGATCTTCTGCTCGACGGCTCGTTCGAAAGTCTATCCGCGGTGCGCGCCTACCTCGACGCCGAACGCGGATGGTAG